A single genomic interval of Helianthus annuus cultivar XRQ/B chromosome 13, HanXRQr2.0-SUNRISE, whole genome shotgun sequence harbors:
- the LOC110898827 gene encoding uncharacterized protein LOC110898827 → MDCAAINISPSMTLSPLPLSKHLLRKSICFGNRTTRISYIKIQATSDNAAADFPSGSQLSSSTAVGDMHRKLSTLESLFCYDKAVPEEIIEKPVGLSLSEKNIGNKTRCSSCEAKGAILCATCSGSGLYVDSIMESQGIIVKVRCLGCGGSGNIMCSECGGRGHRAAA, encoded by the exons ATGGATTGCGCTGCCATAAATATTTCACCATCGATGACCTTATCACCCCTTCCTTTATCCAAACATCTTCTTCGTAAATCCATTTGTTTCGGCAACAGAACAACGCGAATTTCCTATATCAAGATCCAAGCTACTTCGGATAATGCTGCTGCAGATTTTCCCTCTGGTTCGCAGCTT TCTTCGTCAACTGCAGTGGGGGATATGCACAGAAAATTAAGCACTCTTGAGTCACTTTTTTGCTATGATAAAGCTGTCCCAGAGGAAATAATCGAGAAGCCCGTTGGATTATCACTAAGCGAAAAAAATATCGGCAATAAAACACGGTGTTCCAGTTGTGAAGCTAAGGGTGCTATCCTTTGTGCCACATGCTCTGGATCTGGATTATATGTTGACTCTATAATGGAAAGTCAAGGTATCATAGTCAAAGTCCGATGCCTAG GTTGTGGCGGAAGCGGTAATATAATGTGTTCAGAATGTGGTGGGCGCGGGCATCGCGCTGCTGCCTAA
- the LOC110898828 gene encoding ELMO domain-containing protein B has product MTSKTIRRRLHHGDVDGKKHEHLVGADLDDLQEPLLGKNDDYKAKQLEVQKREGNLYDAKSKERLHWTFLFSNIISEWAQWLARVLLGSGSFIVRALTLPSTVGSVPTKKLLPSSLTPLQESRLKALQKRLEVPFDGSSLEHQDALRTLWRSAYPNRDLPGLKSEAWKDMGWQGNDPSTDFRGGGFISLENLIFFANTYPEAFQDLLNKREGDRAEWEYPFAVAGINISFMLVQMLDIQSGLPTSSSGARFLEFLSNDESAFDELYCVAFKLMDVHWLARRASYMEFNEVIKSTRTQLERELAIEDVTSVKDLPAYNMLRR; this is encoded by the exons ATGACATCAAAAACAATAAGGAGAAGACTCCATCATGGGGATGTTGATGGTAAAAAGCACGAGCATTTAGTAGGTGCAGATTTAGATGACCTACAAGAGCCTTTACTTGGGAAAAATGATGACTATAAAGCTAAGCAGTTGGAG GTGCAAAAGCGGGAAGGTAATTTGTATGATGCAAAAAGTAAAGAGCGCCTCCACTGGACGTTTCTATTCTCTAACATAATTTCCGAATGGGCACAATGGTTAG CAAGAGTACTACTCGGATCCGGATCGTTTATTGTACGCGCCTTGACTTTACCTTCAACGGTAGGAAGTGTACCGACAAAGAAGCTTCTTCCGTCATCACTTACTCCGTTACAG GAATCAAGACTCAAAGCTTTGCAGAAAAGATTGGAGGTCCCGTTTGATGGTTCTTCTTTGGAGCACCAA GATGCACTAAGGACGTTATGGAGGTCAGCGTATCCAAACCGAGATCTCCCAGGACTTAAATCGGAGGCTTGGAAAGATATGGGGTGGCAAGGAAATGATCCTTCTACCGACTTCAg GGGTGGAGGGTTCATATCTCTAGAGAATCTTATCTTCTTTGCCAACACATATCCG GAAGCTTTTCAAGACCTTCTAAACAAAAGAGAAGGAGATAGAGCTGAATGGGAGTATCCTTTTGCGGTAGCTGGCATCAATATTTCTTTCATGTTGGTGCAAATGTTGGATATTCAGTCAG GATTACCAACATCTTCATCGGGGGCGCGCTTCTTGGAATTTCTTAGTAATGATGAATCGGCTTTTGATGAGCTTTATTGTGTTGCTTTTAAACTCATGGATGTTCATTGGCTCGCCAGACGTGCTTCATATATGGAATTCAAT GAGGTTATAAAATCCACAAGAACGCAACTAGAGAGGGAGCTCGCAATCGAAGATGTGACAAGTGTGAAAGATTTACCAGCATACAACATGTTGAGACGATGA
- the LOC110898829 gene encoding NADH--cytochrome b5 reductase 1 isoform X2, with protein sequence MDFLEANEIPIVIAVFAVAIVAFLLLSKKPKDPENFREFKLVKRTQLSHNVAKFRFALPKPTSVLGLPIGQHISCRGKDSQGEEVIKPYTPTTLDSDVGYFELVIKMYPQGRMSHHFREMKEGDYMAVKGPKGRFKYRPGDVRAFGMIAGGSGITPMFQVARAILEDESDKTKLDLIYANITVDDILLKEEIDTLATKYASRFKVYYVLNQPPEGWTGGVGFVTKEMIAEHFPAPAFDIKILRCGPPPMNKAMAAHLEALNYGPEHLFQF encoded by the exons ATGGATTTCCTAGAAGCAAATGAGATCCCGATAGTCATTGCTGTTTTTGCTGTTGCCATTGTTGCATTCTTACTTCTTTCCAAGAAACCTAAAG ATCCTGAAAACTTCAGGGAATTCAAGCTTGTGAAACGCACACAACTTAGCCATAACGTTGCGAAATTCAGATTTGCTCTTCCTAAACCTACATCAGTGTTGGGACTTCCTATTGGACAGCATATTAGTTGCCG GGGTAAAGATAGCCAAGGTGAAGAGGTTATTAAACCGTACACCCCAACCACTTTGGATAGTGATGTTGGATATTTTGAGTTGGTTATTAAG ATGTATCCACAAGGTCGTATGTCCCACCACTTCAGAGAGATGAAAGAAGGTGACTATATGGCAGTAAAGGGACCAAAG GGGCGCTTCAAGTATCGACCTGGTGACGTGCGAGCATTTGGAATGATTGCTGGGGGCTCGGGCATCACTCCAATGTTCCAG gTTGCCAGAGCTATTCTAGAAGACGAATCAGACAAGACCAAGTTGGATCTCATCTATGCTAACATTACAGTTGATGACATCCTTCTTAAG GAAGAAATAGACACACTTGCTACCAAATACGCTAGCCGCTTCAAAGTTTACTATGTGTTGAATCAg CCACCGGAGGGATGGACAGGCGGTGTTGGCTTTGTAACAAAGGAAATGATTGCAGAGCATTTTCCCGCTCCTGCTTTTGATATTAAG ATCCTAAGGTGTGGTCCGCCACCAATGAACAAGGCAATGGCTGCGCATCTTGAAGCTTTGAATTACGGACCGGAACACCTGTTTCAGTTCTAA
- the LOC110898829 gene encoding NADH--cytochrome b5 reductase 1 isoform X1 yields the protein MDFLEANEIPIVIAVFAVAIVAFLLLSKKPKGCIDPENFREFKLVKRTQLSHNVAKFRFALPKPTSVLGLPIGQHISCRGKDSQGEEVIKPYTPTTLDSDVGYFELVIKMYPQGRMSHHFREMKEGDYMAVKGPKGRFKYRPGDVRAFGMIAGGSGITPMFQVARAILEDESDKTKLDLIYANITVDDILLKEEIDTLATKYASRFKVYYVLNQPPEGWTGGVGFVTKEMIAEHFPAPAFDIKILRCGPPPMNKAMAAHLEALNYGPEHLFQF from the exons ATGGATTTCCTAGAAGCAAATGAGATCCCGATAGTCATTGCTGTTTTTGCTGTTGCCATTGTTGCATTCTTACTTCTTTCCAAGAAACCTAAAG GGTGCATAGATCCTGAAAACTTCAGGGAATTCAAGCTTGTGAAACGCACACAACTTAGCCATAACGTTGCGAAATTCAGATTTGCTCTTCCTAAACCTACATCAGTGTTGGGACTTCCTATTGGACAGCATATTAGTTGCCG GGGTAAAGATAGCCAAGGTGAAGAGGTTATTAAACCGTACACCCCAACCACTTTGGATAGTGATGTTGGATATTTTGAGTTGGTTATTAAG ATGTATCCACAAGGTCGTATGTCCCACCACTTCAGAGAGATGAAAGAAGGTGACTATATGGCAGTAAAGGGACCAAAG GGGCGCTTCAAGTATCGACCTGGTGACGTGCGAGCATTTGGAATGATTGCTGGGGGCTCGGGCATCACTCCAATGTTCCAG gTTGCCAGAGCTATTCTAGAAGACGAATCAGACAAGACCAAGTTGGATCTCATCTATGCTAACATTACAGTTGATGACATCCTTCTTAAG GAAGAAATAGACACACTTGCTACCAAATACGCTAGCCGCTTCAAAGTTTACTATGTGTTGAATCAg CCACCGGAGGGATGGACAGGCGGTGTTGGCTTTGTAACAAAGGAAATGATTGCAGAGCATTTTCCCGCTCCTGCTTTTGATATTAAG ATCCTAAGGTGTGGTCCGCCACCAATGAACAAGGCAATGGCTGCGCATCTTGAAGCTTTGAATTACGGACCGGAACACCTGTTTCAGTTCTAA